Sequence from the Fibrobacter sp. genome:
CTGAAGTTCTTCGGCACTCTTGTTCGGGTTTTCTACGAAGGAGAGTTTGTTCACCTCGGGTTCGCCGTCGGCCACCACCAGGTTCACGCGGCCCATGGAATCGGACAGCACCAGGATTGTTGCCACCCGGGATTCCCCGATGGTCTTGTCGTCGTAGGTGGCTCGCACCAGGGTCTGCTTGCGGCGGGAGGCGATCTTTGTAGAAGTGAGCTTGGCGTTTTTCTGGTCGTAGCCCTCTTCCAGTCCCAGGTGGAAAATGGCGGCCCGTTCGGCCATGAGCTTCACCGTCACGGGGACCTCGTCCTTGGCGTAGCGGGTGTAAACTTCGGCGCCGTTCCACTTGTGCTCATTGCTGGTGGCCCGGGCGAGGATGCTCATGAAACGGTTCTCGATGGAGTGCCCGAAGGGGAGGAACGGCTGCATCAGTTCCATGGCCCGGAGGGCGTAGCGCATGTTCTGCACAGGTTCCAGGCCTTCGATGTCGTTGAAGAACCAGCCGCAGCTGGTAAAGCTGAACAGGCAGAATTTCTGGATTTCCAGAAGACGCACGGCCTTGGCGCTTTCTTCGGCGTTTTCGGGATTGTTCAGGATAGTCTTCAGGAATGCGGAGAGTCGTGTCTCGTCTTCGGGAGCGACCAATGCCTGCACGTATCCGTTCCGGGCGTCCCAGGGATTCACCTTGCTCACCTTCTCGAATTCCCGCACAAAGATTTCGTCGGCCAGTTCCTTCAGGTGGTTGAATGCGTCGCGCAACGGACCGCGCCATTTCTGGTTCCAGCCGGGGCCACCTCCGGTGGAGCATCCGCAGTCCCTGTACCAGCGGCCCACCCCGTGGGCGCAGCTCCAGGCGCAACCTTCGCCGTGGAAATTCTTCAGCAGTACCTCGTGCTTGGGCGGGAACTTTTCCAGGTACCAGCCGTAGTTGACGGGCACCATGTTGTTCTCGGGAGCGTATCGGTTGTAAAGGTAGGCGGCGCACATGTCGCCGAAGGGCTCGTGGTGTCCGTAGCTTTCGCCGTCGGTGCCGATGCTCACCAGCTGCGGGTCTTCGCGGTTCGGGTCCCAGGCGTCCTGGATGCGCTTGCCGAACACGCCCGCATCGCGGAGCAGATGCTCGAAACCTACGGCGCTGCTGAGCCAGGGGTTGTAGAAGAACACGTCCAGGTAGCCGTCGCAGACCAGATTGCCCTTTTCGTCCCGCGGGTAAATGCGGTAGGGCCTGGTGGTGTCGATATCGGTATTGCTACAGCCAATCCATTTTTCGGCACCCAATTCACGGAAGGAATCCGCCTGGGTGGGGGAGAGGATGGTAAACTTGATTCCCGCCTTGATGAGTTCCACCACTGTCGGCAGGTTGATGGCGGTTTCAGCCAGCCACATGGCCTCGGGCATGCGTCCGAAATGGAACTTGAAATCTTCGATGCCCCAGAGAATCTGGGTCCGCTTGTCCTGCTCGCTGGCGAGAGGCATGATGATGTGGTTATAGACCTGGGCGATGGCGTTGCCGTGGCCGTTTAGACGTTCGGCGCTCCGCTTGTCGGCTTCCTGGATTCTCTTGTAAGTGTCGGGAGTATGGGTCCGGATCCAACCCATGAGGGTGGGGCCCATGTTGAAGCTCATAAAATCGTAGTTGTTGACGATATCCTGGATGCGCCCCTCTGAATTCAGAATGCGGCTTGCGGAGTTGGGGGAGTAGCACTGGCTTGCGATACGGTCGTTCCAGTCGTGAAATGGCCGCGCACTGGGCTGGTTCTCGATGACGCCTGTCCAGGGATTTTCGCGGGGAGGCTGGTAAAAGTGACCGTGAATCGTAAAATAGAGGGGGTGCTTCTTTTCCATGGGCGCAAATGTAGAAATATTTAATCTACTGCCCAAAGTATTGACTTGGATGGGGAAAGTCTCCCCCTCGCTACAGCCTTGGCGATTAGACAAAAGCCGGTAGTGTCATTGCGAACCCCGAATAGGGGTGAAGCAATCACAATCCAACGTTCTCGCCAAGTCTGCCGCTACCCCCTCTACGGGGCCTCAGACGTCGGCCCCGTAACGCCCCGACTTTTTCTATATTTATGCATATAAACAAATAAATGCATAAAGACTGGTTACGGCGGTTCGTGCCATGGAAAAGAAAATGACGCTACGTGAAGCTTTCGAAAACAAGATGTTGCTGCTGGACGGCGGCATGGGTTCTGTCATTCAGACTTACGGGATCAAGGGCGCGAACAACGACATGCTCTCCATCGAGAAGCCGGAAATCATTCTCGATATCCAGCGCCGTTACGTGGATGCGGGCGTGGACTGCCTGACCACCAACACGTTCTCGAGCCAGCGCGTAAGCCAGCACGAATACCACCAGGAACACCGCATTGCCGAGATGAACCGCGCCGCTGTGAAGATTGCGAAGCAGGCCGCGGCAGAGGCCATGGAAAAGTACGGCCGTCAGGTGTACATTCTGGGTGACGTGGGCCCCACCAGCAAGATGCTTTCCATGAGCGAAGACGTGAACGACCCTGCGAGCCGTAGCATTACTTTTGACGAACTGGAAGACGCCTACCTGGAACAGATTCAGGTGTTGGTGGAAGAAGGCGTCGACGCGATTCTGATTGAAACGATTTTCGATACACTGAACGCGAAGGCTGCCGCGAGCGCTTTTACCAAGGTGATGGAAAAACGCGCTGCCGACGCCGGTGACAAAGCCGCCGACCTCAAGTCAGTCGAAGTCATGTTCTCCATGACAGTGAGCGACGCTTCGGGCAGAACACTTT
This genomic interval carries:
- a CDS encoding DUF3536 domain-containing protein, yielding MEKKHPLYFTIHGHFYQPPRENPWTGVIENQPSARPFHDWNDRIASQCYSPNSASRILNSEGRIQDIVNNYDFMSFNMGPTLMGWIRTHTPDTYKRIQEADKRSAERLNGHGNAIAQVYNHIIMPLASEQDKRTQILWGIEDFKFHFGRMPEAMWLAETAINLPTVVELIKAGIKFTILSPTQADSFRELGAEKWIGCSNTDIDTTRPYRIYPRDEKGNLVCDGYLDVFFYNPWLSSAVGFEHLLRDAGVFGKRIQDAWDPNREDPQLVSIGTDGESYGHHEPFGDMCAAYLYNRYAPENNMVPVNYGWYLEKFPPKHEVLLKNFHGEGCAWSCAHGVGRWYRDCGCSTGGGPGWNQKWRGPLRDAFNHLKELADEIFVREFEKVSKVNPWDARNGYVQALVAPEDETRLSAFLKTILNNPENAEESAKAVRLLEIQKFCLFSFTSCGWFFNDIEGLEPVQNMRYALRAMELMQPFLPFGHSIENRFMSILARATSNEHKWNGAEVYTRYAKDEVPVTVKLMAERAAIFHLGLEEGYDQKNAKLTSTKIASRRKQTLVRATYDDKTIGESRVATILVLSDSMGRVNLVVADGEPEVNKLSFVENPNKSAEELQHQFPTAYVVQMRHLMSDSLKRINQLETKRNLKDITEAFSDFAVQKGLSIDSLADPDHTLPDTIRTILSLDINSKIHHLVLEYLDNPEQENFKEIEALVKEANSLNATFSFGGTGRMIHRKIVECLDQVFENLKQPTVLYITNLISLADWLHIYIDKTSIENQAFPMFQEFKKNPKGKLKAMIPVFQWLNFEVGNV